CACGATGCGGTTCAGCTCGGGGATCTCGAAGACGCTGATCTCCAGGAGATCCTCGGCGCCGACCGGGTGCTCCGGGCCGGCGATCGTCGCCAGGGGGATTGCGGCGTCGACCCCGGTCTCGAGGGGCGGCAGGATGGCGGCCGGCGGCGGAGTGGGCTCCGCGATCGTGTGGACGAGCGTGCCCTGCAGCAGGAGCGCTGCGAAAAGAGCTGCTGGAGTTCGCGTCATGGGCTCACCTAGAAACTGTAAGTCGTGCCGAACGTGTAGAAGCTCCGGGTCCGGTCGTAGAAGTCGTCCGTCGAGTCGCGCGTCACGCGGGAGGCGGTGATTCCGATGGTCATCTGGGGATTCGTGCGGTAACGCACGGTCGTCTGCCAGGTGGTCAGGCGGTCGTCGTGGATCAGCAGCACGCCTGGCGAGGACACGCTCATGACTTCCTTCGGGTAATGGTTGAATCCCCGGCTGTAATAGACCTCGCCGCTCACCCGGCGGGAGAAGAACTGTTCGTAGGCCGCCGACCACTGGGTGCCGACGTAGTACAGGTTGTCCCCCAGGGTCGAGAACTCGACGTTGCGGTCGAAGCCTGTCTTCACCCGGCCGGCCCGCCCCACACGCGTCGTCAGATGTCCGTCGCCGACGATGCCGTGGTAGTCGCTGCCGTCACGGTCAGGCGCCGTCATCACCAGCGGACCGGCGCGCAGATCCCCCTGCACCGCTGCGGTCGGGTCGAAGCGGAAGCCGGGCAGGAGGGCGCGCTTGCGTGTGTCGCGGTCCTGCCTCCTGTCGTCGAAGGCGATGCTCGACACCGCCCCCTCGAGCGTGAACGTCGTCTTCGGAAGCACTTTCACTTCGCCGATCACCGACAGGGTGGTCTCGTCGCGGTTCAACAGCGCGCCGATGTCGCCCAGCGTCGGGTCTTCGGTGCTGTAATCGATGCGCTCGTCGCGAAGGTACGACTTGAGCCCCAGGCGTCCCCGGCCGAGGGTGCGGAAGCCGGCCGTCACGGCGTTGTTGTCGCGGCGGATGCGCTGATCGATCTCACTGCTGGGGCGCTCGCGATCGGAGGCGTAGCGCTCCTCGAGCGACAGCGCGGCGCGCTTCAGCAGCAGGACGCCGCGCGCCCGCGCCGACCCGTTCCAGTGATCGAGGTCGGTGTTCTTCTGGAAGGTCACGTAGTCCGCCTCCTGGAAGAGCCGCAGGCCGCCGCGGTCCCCCGCCAGAAGGACGGCGTCCAGCCCCGCGCCGGCTGTGGCGGTGCTGTCCCCCTCGCGCGTATGGGCCTCGAAGCGGATGTTGTCGTCGTACCCGACGTCCTTGAGGACGGCGAAGGGGCGCAGGTGGAACGGCCCGGCGCGGCGCATTCCTTCGGTCGACAGGTCGGGATCGGCCTCAGGCGGCGCGTCCAGCGTCCCGGCGACCGCCGTTCCCGTCCACGCCGCGAGCGCGCAGGCCAGCGCGACGCCTCGGAGGCGCCGTCCGCGGACGACCCACGGTTCAGGGGGACGAGGGGCTGGCGTTGTTGTTGCCCTTCGTGTTGTTGTAAATCGCCACCGCGGCTCCCGCCGACAGGACGCCGATGAGCACCTTCCCCGAGGTCGAGGTCCAGAACGGCGGCGACTGGAGCGTCGTCTCGCCCACGATCGTCGCGCTTCCCTGGGGGGCTGGGTACTTGGGGATCGTCCGGTTCGCCGGTTTCGACGGCTGCAGGGAGTAGGACTTCGACACGCTCTCCCCCGGCCCGACATCCTGGATGTGGTCCGCCACGAACAGGTTCCCGCCCACCTCGATCACGACGTCGTAGGTGCCCGCCGGCAGGCCTCGGATGTCGTAGTTGCCGTTGTCGGTGGTCTCCTCGCTGGTGTACTTGATCCCGGTCCGCACGTTGATCGCCGTCACCTTCCCCCCGGCCAGCGACGCCTTCTCGTCCGACTGGTAGAGCGTGCCGTGGATCGAACCGTGCCCGACCTCCTCGTCGCCCGCCGCCTGGGCGGGCCGGAAGGTCGTGAGGGCTGGAACGGACGCCAGGCAGAGCGACAGGGCGAGAGCCAGGGCTCCGCGCGCGGTATCGGGTCGGCGAATGGCCATCTCCTTGGACCTCCAACGTGATCTGGACGTGCTGTTGCTGATTGGAGCAGGAACGCGCAGAACATATATCCGGCGCGGCTTCGATCCGTCAATAGGGACAGAATGCCGATGGATCGGGGCATTCCGGACGACTAGCCCCTGAAAGTCTTGCGCGGCGGTCTGTATGCGGGGGGTCTGTTTGTCGAATTTTCCCGGTTAGGGTGCGGCCCCCAACCGGTCCCGGATCTACGACTTCATCAGGGCGCCGAGGATGAGAAGCGCCCAGACGGTGCGGCAGACATCGTAGTCGTTGAGCTTGCTGGCTTCGCAGATCTCCTCGAGCGACGTCGGAGCGTCGCACATGTGGAGGATCTCCTTCTCTTCGGGAGACAGCGGCAGGTCGCGCGTGATCTTCGGCATGTCGCGGGTCGCGCGGTACTCGGTGTTGAGACCGCCGACCTCTTCGTAGACACGGGCCCAGGACTCGATCCGCTTCACCGCCTCGAGGAGCATGATGTCGGCCGGGGCGCCGATGACGATCGTCTCGGCGCTCGGGACGCGGCTCTCGAACGAGTAGCGACCGCGCGTCCACTGGAAGATCGAGTAGACGATCTCGCGCACCTGGATGCGGATCCACTTCTCGACGTCTTCGCTGGTGAGCATCTTGAACCGGACCATCACCTCGCCCAGGCGGTCCTTGGTGACGATCATCACCTCGAGTGCCCGCATCAGGCTCTTCAGCGAGATGGCCCCCGACTTCAGCAGGAACTGCGAAAAGCGGTCGTCGCGCTGGTTGGAGGAGGCGAACAGGACGTGTCCCTCGCCGAACTGGATCGACTTCTTGATGTCTCCGTCGGTGAGGTGAAGGAAGCCGGTGACGCGCACCTCCGAGAACTCGTGGAACAGGTTCGGGAGCGTGGTCGACCGGATATCCCCTTCGCGTGCGACCCGTCCGGGGACGCCGGTGGCGCGTCCCTGCGGGGACGGAGAAGAGGGCCGGGACGAAGAGGCGGCGCGGTTCATGATTCGAAAATGTAGTGTCCGGTCAGGGCCTCGTCAACCTGCCTTGGCGCCGGTGCAGACCCAGGCGCCGGGGGGCGGGCGGGGCAGGGGCGCGGCTCATGTTCGCTCGCGCGGCATACTGAGTGCCTCGCCAGCGCGCATGGCGCGGCTCAAAATCGCCACGCCCCTGCCCCGCCCGCCCCCCGGCGCCCGGACGGCTTCTGCGTGCAGGTTGACGGTCCCTTGGAACGATGGGCTAATGAAGAGCAGGGGCATTCAGTAGTTTTGCGGAGCCGCCACGGCACTTACTCGATCGCTTTGAGCATGCGTGCTGCGGCTGCGGAGGCGGAGGGGCCGTCGCCGGTGTCGAGGGTGCTCCCCGCCTGGCCGGCCGCCTGCTGGAAGGCCTCGCGGGCGGCCTGGGGGTTCCCCCGCCTCAGGGCGTTCAGGCCGCGGTAGTAGAGGACGGTCCCCTGCGACACCCCCACGACCGCCGGGAGGGAGGCGCGCGCGAACCCTTCCGCGTCCGCCTTGTCGTAGGCGCGGAAGTGCATGTAGATCACGCCGAGGTTCAGGAGCGCCGCCCCCTTCTCCGCCTCGTCGGCGGCCGCCCGCGCGCGCAGACGGAACTCGGCCAGGGCGCGGTTGTAGAGGAGCGCCGGATCGCTGAGCGGCACGACGATCGGACCGTCGTCGGGGGCGACCCGCACGGTCCGCGGACCGCCGCTTCCTTCGACCGCCAGGACGAGCGTCGGCCGGAGACCGCCCGGCCGCGCCATCTCGGCGGCGACCGCCTGCTGCACGTCGCGCACGCTCCCGGTCTTGCGGCTGCCGATCGCCTTGACCCGGTCGCCGGCGCGCAGCCCGCCCTTGGCGGCAGGCCCCCCGGGCAGGACGCGCACCGCGAGCGGTCCGTCGGCGTCCAACTGTCCCGGGTCGAGCAGCGTGTCCACCAGCCCCATCCCCCACCAGGGGCCCGACAGGGACGGCGCCGTGTCGAGACGGCGCACGAAATCGCGCGCCGCTTCCGGTTTGTCGGCGCGCAGCGCGACCACGTCGGGGGCGTGGTGCAGGACGGAGTAGAGGCCCAGGGTCCACGACTTGTCCGCGTCGCCGCCGAGCGTCAGGCCGGCCAGGACGAGGTCGGCCCTGGCCTTCGACGCAATCTCTTCCAGGAGCGCCGGCGACAGGATCGTGCCGGCGCGCACCTCGCCGGGGGCGGTGATCATCCATTTGATGACCGAGTCGCGCAGACCCTGCAGGATCTCGGGCGTACGCACGATGTTCAGGGTCTTGAGCCCCTTGTTGAGCTCGTCCAGGAGAGGCTTGTCCTCGTCGCTCCAGGTCGCCCGGCCCCACTCGTCGAGACGGAACGTCCCGAGGTAGATGAGCGTCGGACGCAGGCGGACGTCGAGCGTGTTCACCTCGCCGGGGATCAGGCGGATGCGCTCGGACCAGGAGCCGACGTCCTGCTTGACCACCCAAAGATCGCGCTCGCCGCCGCACAGCCCCTGCATGGTGAACGGCGTCGTCCCTTTCTTGTCGCCGTCCACGAAGACATCGGCTCCCGAAGGCGTCGAGGTCAGACGCACCTCGGTCTTGGCCTCCTGCAGGATGACCGGCGTGAACTTGAGCGGGGCGTTGGCCTCGGGATCGAGCGACACTTTCACCGTGAGGGTGCGGCTGGTGTAGCAGTCCTTGTCGAAGCCGACCTTGTGATCGCCGGGCGTGACCATCGGAAGGAGGAGAGGGGCGGAGGCGTTCTGCGGATCCGCGCCGGCCTGCCGCGCCATCTCCTGGGAGTCGGGGGTCGGCGGCCCCGCGCTCGTCCCGTACGGCTTCCCGTCGATCGTGACCGAAACACCGGCGGGGACGGTGACGAACTGCAGCACGCGGCGGTTCGGGCGCAGACGCACCTCCTTGCGCGTCTCGGCCCCGGCCACGACCGCGAACATCTCCTCGTACGGATCGTAGCCGTCAGCCTCGATGCGCAGCGTGCGGGTGCCGGACAGGAGCGGCACCTTCCCCCCCTCCTGCGGCTCGACCGGCTCGCCGTCCACCAGCACGTGCGCCTTCGCTGGATCGACCAGCAGGGTCAGGATCCCGGCGATCTTGGCGCGCACCCGGTCGAACAGGTCGACGACTTTCGGCGACACCGTCTGGCGGTCGATGGCGTAGGCCGGGTTGAGCTTCAGAAGCGCCGTGAAGTCGGCCTCGGCGCCGCGCGCGTTGCCGAGGTTGAACTGGGCGCGCGCCCGCATGTCGTAGGCGGTGCAGAGCAGGCGCATCTCTTCGACGCTGAGGTCCTTCGCCTTCTTGTCCTTGCGCGGCTCGATGATCGACGACAGCTCGCGCGCGGCGCCGAGGAAGTCGAGGTTGTCGAGCCTCTCGCGCGCCCGGTTGAAGGCGGCGCGCATCGTCTTCAGGTCGGCGGTGAGGTCCTCCTCCTCCTGCGCGAACGCGGGGAGGCAGGAGACAGCGACTACGCCCAGCAGGGACGCCGCGAACAGGAACCGAAGCGCGCGCCGGGCCGTCATTGGAACCTCAGGACCGCCGGGCTCTTGCGGCCGGACACGTAGACCCGTCCGATGGCGTCCACCGCCACCGACGACGCTTCGCCGATACGGGAGAGCGCCTCCTTCGGCGGGCGGATGACCGTGATGCGCTCCCCGGTCGGGGAGGCGACGTACACGAAGCCGCTCCGACCGTCCAGGAGGTAGAGATCGCCGAGGCCGTCGGCCGCCAGGGCGACCAGCTCGGTGGCGCCGAGCCCTGCGAGGTTGACCTTGCGCGTCGTCTTCCCCTGCGTCAGCTCGAGGGCGAACTTGAAGCGCGACTCGAGGACGAACACGCCGCCGTCCTCGTTCTTCGCCAGATCGGCGAAGCGTCCCTCCTTCACGTCCGGGCGGATGTAGCCGGCCAGGCGCCGGGAGCGGTCGTAGATCAGCAGGATGTTGTCGCGCGGATCGAGAAGGTACACGCGGCCGGACAGGTCGGTGGCCACAGGACCGAACTCGCGCGGCGGCCGTCCGTCGTACGATTTCAGGTCGGGGCCGCTCCAGTTCTTGGCGTTCAAGGCGATCTGGCCGCCGCCCGAGATATAGACCGCCAGGCCGTCCCCCACCGCGACGTAGTCGGGGGAGGGATGCGGGATGCGCTCCTGCACGCGCCCCTTAGGATCGAGGCGGAACACGCCGGGTGTCTTCGGGCTGGCCAGGACCAGGAGACCCTGCGCATCGACCGCGATGTCGCTGGCGCCGCGGAAGCTGGTGTCCTCGCTCTTGGTGGACGCGGCGCGCGTCGCCGGCGGCGCTCCGTACGTTGCGTCGAGCCGGAACAGCTCCGGTTCGAGGCCGGCGGCGGGCGGCGCCGGGCCGATCTTCTGGGCGGGAGGAGGGCTCAGCTGCTTCGGCCCGGCCCCCGCGCGCAGGAGCGCAGGCTGCACGCGCAGGCGGTGCAGCAGGGTGATCCGGTCGAGGGCGCGCGGGGCGAAGCGCGAATCGGAGTAGCGCGTGCGCACCCGCTCGAGGGCCAGCATCGCCTCGGTCGGATCGTCCAGGTGCGACAGGGCGACACCGTAGCGATACAGCGCCTCGGCGGCCAGCGGGCTCGCCGGGCTCTCGTCCATCAGACGCGCGAAGAAGTCCGCCGCCAAAGCCGGCCGGCCGCGCAGCGTTTCGCACATGCCGGACCCGAAGTAGGCGTCGTCGGCCGAGTCGCTGTCCGGGTAGACCTGCGCGGCCGTGGCGAAGCGGCCGCAGGCCTCGTCGAGGTCGGCCTTGGGATTCGCCGGCTCAAGGAACAGGTAGCCGAGCTTGACCAGCGCCTTGGGCGCCTCCCGGGAGGAGCGGTATTTCTGCGACAGCGCCAGGAGCAGGTCGGAGGCGTCCTTGATCGCCTGGGACGACGCCGAGCCGACCTGGTCCCAGGCGGCCACCGGATAGATCAGGTCGGCCGCCTTCAGGAGAGCCTGCGAGGCGAACGGGCTGTCGGGAAAATCCTGGGAGAGCTTCCTGAGGATGCGGATCCCCTCGTCGCGCTTCCCCTGCTTGACGGCGTCGATCCCCTGGCTGAAGGTGCGGGCGTCGAGCGGCCGGTCGTCGTCCGGCTGGGTCGCGGCGGGGGCCGAGGCGCCCGTGGTGCACAGCAGGACCGCCAGCGCCGGGGCCAGGATCGAGGCCCGGAGCTCTCGACTCAAAACTTCACCGTCACGAGCGCGTTCTTTCCGCCGGTCACCGCGACCGCCTGCTCCTGCTCGGCACCGTTCGGTACGAACACGACCTTGACATGGTGGCCGCCGGACGCAATCGGCAGCTCGAGCACCGGCGTGACATCGACGTAGACGCCGTCCACGAAGACCTTGCAGTTGCTCGGCTGCGCCTGGACCGTGAGCGTGCCGAGGGCCGGGAAGGTGATGACCGGCTGGGACTCCTTGCCCCCTTCGACGGTCACCTGGGCCGTCTCCTTCACGAACACCTTGTCGTTCTTGAAGGTCAGGCTGTATTTCCCCTCGGTCAGGGTGAGGGCCTCCCCCGCCTTGCCGATCCGCTTGTCCCCCGCGAAGATATCGAGGTCGTAGTCCGGCGGCTTCTTGATCCGCAGGGTGCCGGCCGGGATGGCGTCGAGCCGGATCGTCTTGAGAGTCTTCACCATTCCGTCGAAGTCGTCGTCCGGCTTGTAGGTGGCGTTCCATGGGCGGTACCCCTCGTGCACCAGATCGAGGCTGCGCTCCTCGCAGCCGTCGAGGGCCAGGACCGCGGGGGTCACCTTGCCGGTGTCGTGCCCGTTCAGGCGGATGCGCGCCCCGGGCGGCTCGGAGGCGATCATCACCTCCTCCTGACGCGGTTTCAACTCCATCACCAGGTTCCCCTTGAAGGACGCCAGGTCGGACGCCGTCATCGCCGCCACCGCCCGGCGGCAGCCGGCCTGCGCGACGATGTCGTGCGGCCGCGTGTCGGAGAGCGCCAGCACCACTTTCGGCTCGGCCAGACGCGTCGAATCGATCGTGATCGTGCCGCCGTGCGGGATGGTCGAGACCTCGACCGACACCATGCCGTTCCGGCCGCCGGCAGGCGGCGCTCCTCCCACGGACGCCGACGTCACCTCGGCGGTGGCCCCATCATTCGCTCCGCCCGAGTCGAGTCCCGGCTCGTGACGGTTCACCAGCCGCGGGAAGAACACCAGCCCCAGGACCGCGAGCGCCACGACCGCCGCGATCTTCATCGAGTGACGGGCGGCGAACCCCGGCTCCGCCGGGATCGCCGCGACGACCTCCCCGCGCCGATCGCGCGTCGTCCGGTCGCCGCGCCGCCCCGGCCCGCCCCGGCCCGGGCGATTCAGCGTCCCCGACGACTGCGCCGTCCTCGCTCCCGAGGGCGGACGCGACATCCCCGGGAACGCCCGCGACAGCGTCTCGGGAGGCAGCCCCGCAAACGCCTTGGCGAGCTCGGCGACCAGCTCGCTGCCGGTCTGATAACGCCTGTCCGGCTCCTTATCCAGCGCCCTTTCCAGGATGCCGTTGAGCTCCGGCGGCAGCGCCGTGTTGTAGGCGGCGGGCGGGCGCGGGTCTTCGTACAGGACGCGGTAGATGATCGTCGAGATCGAATCTCCTTCGAACGGGCGCACGCCGGTCAGGAGCTCGTAGAGCACCACGCCGAGCGAGAAGAGATCGCTCCTGCCGTCCAGCTCGTGCCCCTGGATCTGCTCGGGGGACATGTAGCTGGGTGTCCCGAGGAGCACGCCGGCCTGCGTCAGGTTCGCGGACGGGTTCTTGGCCAGGCCGTAGTCGGTCACCTTCAGGACGCCACCCTTCAGCATCATCAGATTTGCAGGCTTGATGTCGCGGTGGATGACGTGGTTCTGGTGCGCGTAATCGAGCGCCGAGGCGGCCTGCTCGACGATCTCCTGCACCCGCCGCAGCGACAGGAGACTCTCCGGCTTGGTGTATTTCTCCAGCGTCTCCCCTTCGATGTATTCCATGGCGATGAACGAGACGCCGGCCTCCTCGCCGACGTCGAAGATCGTCACGATGTTCGGATGCAGGAGCTTGCCCGCGGCCTGCGCCTCGCGCAGGAAGCGCTGGCTGGTCTCGCGCGCCTCGTCCTCGGATGTCCCGGGCGGCAGGACGATCGTCTTGATCGCGACCTTGCGCTCGATCTTCGGGTCGTTGGCCAGGAACACCTGGCCCATCGCCCCCTTGCCGATCTCGCGGATGATTTCGAAGCGGCCCAGCCTGGTGAGATTCATAGACCGCTCGCCCCGGGTGAGTGTCTGCAGACCCGCAGTTGGGTCCGCGCGCGGGACCTCGACGTCCCGTAAGTGTCCACCGCAGCGTATTTTAGTGTCGGGTCGGGGGGCTGTCAAACCGGCGGATTTTTGCCCTCGGCGGGCGTATCTCCTTGCGGCTCTTTCAGTTATGGCTGGACGGCGCCGGTCGCCGCCCTCCTTTGGGCGTATATTGTTGGGATTCACGGGGGGTGACCATGTGGCTCTGCCTGCTCTTTCTCGCGATCTCCGTGGAGGCGCATGCCGCAGGACCGGGCCCCTCCCCTTCGCCCGCCCCGACCGTCGCCGCCGGGCCGGTGCCGGTGCACATCTCCGGCATCAAGATGATGGGCCCCGAGCAGGTCCTCCTCATGCTGGCGGACGAGACGGAAGAGCGCGCCGTGCCGATCTCCGTCGGCCGCGATCAGGGGATCGCCATCTACCTCGGCAGGATGAAGGCCGACACGCCGCGGCCGATGACGCACGATCTCCTCGCCAACATCCTGACCGTTCTCGGCGCGGTCATCGAGCGGGTCACCGTGACCGATCTGAAGTCCGACGTCTACTTCGCGGAGATCAGCCTGAAGGCGGCCGGCAAGGTGCACGCCATCGACGCGCGTCCCTCCGACGCCATAGCCCTCGCGGTGCGCACCGGCGCGCCGATGTTCGCGGCGCCGTCGCTCCTCAAGCCGGTCGATGTCCCGGGGAAGCCGGACTCGACGATCCACGCCGACCGTCGTCTCGGTCTGACCGTGCAGGAGCTCGATCGGGATCTGGCGGAATCGATCGGGGCTGCCGGTGTGACCGGTGTCCTGGTCTCGAGCGTGGCGCGGGGCGGCCCGGCGGAGCGGGCCGGGATCAAGCGGGGGGACATCGTGCGCGCCCTGGACGGCCGTGCGATCGTCTCGCTTCCCGCCTACCGCGAGGCGGCCGGACCGGTGGTGAAATCGCTCACGGTGTGGCGCGACGGGCGGGAGTCGACCTTCAGGACGCCTTGAAGAGCTGCAGCGCCTCGGACGGAAAGCGACGCTCCTTCGCCGTCCGCACCAGACGATCGACGTCGTAGGGGAAGCGGCGGTACTGCACCTCGACGTTGCCGTTCACCAGGATGACGACGTATCCGGTCAGGTTGGGAGTGTCCTGAGGATAGCCGACGCTGCCGGCGTTGACGAACTGGCGGCCGTCCACGATGCGGCGATAGGGTCTGTGGGTGTGGCCGAAGATGATGATGTCGGCGTCGGCGGCGTCCCCCATCTCGCGGAAATACTCTTCGTCGCGGTCTTCCCACAGGCAGGTCGAGTTGTCGATCGGCGTGGCGTGCACGACGACCGTGCTCCGGCCGGCCGCCTCCATGCGATTCTCGAACGGCAGGTCGCCGAGGCGATCGCGCGTCAGACGCTCGGTGTGCTCCAGCGTCCAGCGGTACGCCAGGTTCTCCAGGCGGCGCCTCGACCCGCCGCTGCCGTGCGCGCCGAAGTCCTCCGCCTGCGTCGCCACGCTCTCGTCCAGGTTGCCGCGCACGCCCGGAACGTTCTCGGCTCTGAGGAGCGCGACCGTCTCCTCGGGAAACGGCGCGAAGCCGACCACGTCCCCGGTGTGGCAGAGGACGTCGTACCCCTCGGCGCGGCTCTCCCGCAGCGCCACCTCGAGGGCGGGCAGGTTTCCGTGGATGTCGCCGAGCGCGATGATCTTCATGTGATGGGCGGCGCGCGACCCGTCCGGACGGGCCGGCGAGCGTCGGACGATACCAGAACTGCACGACGTCTTTCAACCTCACGGGCACGACTGCGGGCCG
The Candidatus Dormiibacterota bacterium DNA segment above includes these coding regions:
- a CDS encoding outer membrane beta-barrel protein: MRRAGPFHLRPFAVLKDVGYDDNIRFEAHTREGDSTATAGAGLDAVLLAGDRGGLRLFQEADYVTFQKNTDLDHWNGSARARGVLLLKRAALSLEERYASDRERPSSEIDQRIRRDNNAVTAGFRTLGRGRLGLKSYLRDERIDYSTEDPTLGDIGALLNRDETTLSVIGEVKVLPKTTFTLEGAVSSIAFDDRRQDRDTRKRALLPGFRFDPTAAVQGDLRAGPLVMTAPDRDGSDYHGIVGDGHLTTRVGRAGRVKTGFDRNVEFSTLGDNLYYVGTQWSAAYEQFFSRRVSGEVYYSRGFNHYPKEVMSVSSPGVLLIHDDRLTTWQTTVRYRTNPQMTIGITASRVTRDSTDDFYDRTRSFYTFGTTYSF
- a CDS encoding carboxypeptidase-like regulatory domain-containing protein, producing the protein MAIRRPDTARGALALALSLCLASVPALTTFRPAQAAGDEEVGHGSIHGTLYQSDEKASLAGGKVTAINVRTGIKYTSEETTDNGNYDIRGLPAGTYDVVIEVGGNLFVADHIQDVGPGESVSKSYSLQPSKPANRTIPKYPAPQGSATIVGETTLQSPPFWTSTSGKVLIGVLSAGAAVAIYNNTKGNNNASPSSP
- a CDS encoding DUF4388 domain-containing protein, whose amino-acid sequence is MNRAASSSRPSSPSPQGRATGVPGRVAREGDIRSTTLPNLFHEFSEVRVTGFLHLTDGDIKKSIQFGEGHVLFASSNQRDDRFSQFLLKSGAISLKSLMRALEVMIVTKDRLGEVMVRFKMLTSEDVEKWIRIQVREIVYSIFQWTRGRYSFESRVPSAETIVIGAPADIMLLEAVKRIESWARVYEEVGGLNTEYRATRDMPKITRDLPLSPEEKEILHMCDAPTSLEEICEASKLNDYDVCRTVWALLILGALMKS
- a CDS encoding PEGA domain-containing protein, producing MTARRALRFLFAASLLGVVAVSCLPAFAQEEEDLTADLKTMRAAFNRARERLDNLDFLGAARELSSIIEPRKDKKAKDLSVEEMRLLCTAYDMRARAQFNLGNARGAEADFTALLKLNPAYAIDRQTVSPKVVDLFDRVRAKIAGILTLLVDPAKAHVLVDGEPVEPQEGGKVPLLSGTRTLRIEADGYDPYEEMFAVVAGAETRKEVRLRPNRRVLQFVTVPAGVSVTIDGKPYGTSAGPPTPDSQEMARQAGADPQNASAPLLLPMVTPGDHKVGFDKDCYTSRTLTVKVSLDPEANAPLKFTPVILQEAKTEVRLTSTPSGADVFVDGDKKGTTPFTMQGLCGGERDLWVVKQDVGSWSERIRLIPGEVNTLDVRLRPTLIYLGTFRLDEWGRATWSDEDKPLLDELNKGLKTLNIVRTPEILQGLRDSVIKWMITAPGEVRAGTILSPALLEEIASKARADLVLAGLTLGGDADKSWTLGLYSVLHHAPDVVALRADKPEAARDFVRRLDTAPSLSGPWWGMGLVDTLLDPGQLDADGPLAVRVLPGGPAAKGGLRAGDRVKAIGSRKTGSVRDVQQAVAAEMARPGGLRPTLVLAVEGSGGPRTVRVAPDDGPIVVPLSDPALLYNRALAEFRLRARAAADEAEKGAALLNLGVIYMHFRAYDKADAEGFARASLPAVVGVSQGTVLYYRGLNALRRGNPQAAREAFQQAAGQAGSTLDTGDGPSASAAAARMLKAIE
- a CDS encoding tetratricopeptide repeat protein, giving the protein MSRELRASILAPALAVLLCTTGASAPAATQPDDDRPLDARTFSQGIDAVKQGKRDEGIRILRKLSQDFPDSPFASQALLKAADLIYPVAAWDQVGSASSQAIKDASDLLLALSQKYRSSREAPKALVKLGYLFLEPANPKADLDEACGRFATAAQVYPDSDSADDAYFGSGMCETLRGRPALAADFFARLMDESPASPLAAEALYRYGVALSHLDDPTEAMLALERVRTRYSDSRFAPRALDRITLLHRLRVQPALLRAGAGPKQLSPPPAQKIGPAPPAAGLEPELFRLDATYGAPPATRAASTKSEDTSFRGASDIAVDAQGLLVLASPKTPGVFRLDPKGRVQERIPHPSPDYVAVGDGLAVYISGGGQIALNAKNWSGPDLKSYDGRPPREFGPVATDLSGRVYLLDPRDNILLIYDRSRRLAGYIRPDVKEGRFADLAKNEDGGVFVLESRFKFALELTQGKTTRKVNLAGLGATELVALAADGLGDLYLLDGRSGFVYVASPTGERITVIRPPKEALSRIGEASSVAVDAIGRVYVSGRKSPAVLRFQ
- a CDS encoding serine/threonine-protein kinase is translated as MNLTRLGRFEIIREIGKGAMGQVFLANDPKIERKVAIKTIVLPPGTSEDEARETSQRFLREAQAAGKLLHPNIVTIFDVGEEAGVSFIAMEYIEGETLEKYTKPESLLSLRRVQEIVEQAASALDYAHQNHVIHRDIKPANLMMLKGGVLKVTDYGLAKNPSANLTQAGVLLGTPSYMSPEQIQGHELDGRSDLFSLGVVLYELLTGVRPFEGDSISTIIYRVLYEDPRPPAAYNTALPPELNGILERALDKEPDRRYQTGSELVAELAKAFAGLPPETLSRAFPGMSRPPSGARTAQSSGTLNRPGRGGPGRRGDRTTRDRRGEVVAAIPAEPGFAARHSMKIAAVVALAVLGLVFFPRLVNRHEPGLDSGGANDGATAEVTSASVGGAPPAGGRNGMVSVEVSTIPHGGTITIDSTRLAEPKVVLALSDTRPHDIVAQAGCRRAVAAMTASDLASFKGNLVMELKPRQEEVMIASEPPGARIRLNGHDTGKVTPAVLALDGCEERSLDLVHEGYRPWNATYKPDDDFDGMVKTLKTIRLDAIPAGTLRIKKPPDYDLDIFAGDKRIGKAGEALTLTEGKYSLTFKNDKVFVKETAQVTVEGGKESQPVITFPALGTLTVQAQPSNCKVFVDGVYVDVTPVLELPIASGGHHVKVVFVPNGAEQEQAVAVTGGKNALVTVKF
- a CDS encoding bifunctional nuclease domain-containing protein, whose amino-acid sequence is MWLCLLFLAISVEAHAAGPGPSPSPAPTVAAGPVPVHISGIKMMGPEQVLLMLADETEERAVPISVGRDQGIAIYLGRMKADTPRPMTHDLLANILTVLGAVIERVTVTDLKSDVYFAEISLKAAGKVHAIDARPSDAIALAVRTGAPMFAAPSLLKPVDVPGKPDSTIHADRRLGLTVQELDRDLAESIGAAGVTGVLVSSVARGGPAERAGIKRGDIVRALDGRAIVSLPAYREAAGPVVKSLTVWRDGRESTFRTP
- a CDS encoding metallophosphoesterase family protein; the encoded protein is MKIIALGDIHGNLPALEVALRESRAEGYDVLCHTGDVVGFAPFPEETVALLRAENVPGVRGNLDESVATQAEDFGAHGSGGSRRRLENLAYRWTLEHTERLTRDRLGDLPFENRMEAAGRSTVVVHATPIDNSTCLWEDRDEEYFREMGDAADADIIIFGHTHRPYRRIVDGRQFVNAGSVGYPQDTPNLTGYVVILVNGNVEVQYRRFPYDVDRLVRTAKERRFPSEALQLFKAS